Part of the Fibrobacter sp. genome, AGACTTAGAATCGGAATCGCCGCATGCGGCAAGCCCAATGCACACCATCAATGCCAACCCTGACAGAATCACCCTGATTAAGTTTCTTTTCATAGCAACGCCCCTTCCCTAGAAGAAGTAGACCAAGGAAAAGTCCAAAGCCAACAGGTTAATGGTGAAATTCACGATATTGTACATGAACTGGCTGCGAGTCTCATTATTCTCTTCAACCTCGATAACACTAGAGCTAAGACCAAGCAAGCCCACAGAGGTTTCAAAGGCGAAACGATTCAACACCATAATGCAAATTCCAGGATTGATACCAACGTCAATGGACCAGGACCGGTTCCTACTCTTGCTCATGTCTTCCCCATCATCGGTTTGAGAAATTCCGTAGGAATACTCGAAGGAAATCGAAGTTTCGTTAAAGAAATAGAAGTTTCTTGAATCCAGCACCTTCAGGTAGTTTTTCAGCAAAGGCTGAACAAAGAATCCATTACTAACATACTTACGATGTTCGGCAAGATCAAGCAAGTCTTCCATCAGGGCAAAATCAACATCAAACCAAGTGCGGGAATAGCCTGCACGTAAACCCAAGGCCATGGCATCCTTAATAAAGTATCCACCAAAAGCTTCTACAGTAAAGGTATAGCCGTAGGCATCGTACACATCGCCAATCAAAATATTCAAGGCATCTTCATCGGTGTTTCCTTGAATCAGGGAAAGACTTACGCCTCCGTAGATACGGCCCTTGGCAATGGCCTCATCCTTGGAAACCGGATATAGGGCATCCAAAAGTCCACCAGCAACGGAACTTGAAGAGGCTTCATCCTTCCACACGTTTTCTACTGCTACGGAACTTGAGGACTGTTCTTCAGCAACTGCCGCAGGCTGAGTATGATTTTCAACCGACGAAGAAGAAACATTTTCTAAAGCCGTATTTTCCTGGTAGATTTCAGCTGAGGAATTGTACCCCTCGCTGTTGGGTTCGGAAGGAATTTCTTCCTGAGCGAAGACTAAACCACTAAACAAAAGAAAAAATGCAGTAAATAATTTATTCTTCATAAAATGAAAAATAAAAATTTACATACAATTTTTCAGCCCTTTGGAGAAAAACAGAGGCAAAATCAGCAGGCAAAAACATTTAATTCGTTATAAAGCTAGAATGCAAGGACAATGCCAGCGGCAAGCAGTCCGACGCCAAGGGCGCCAAGGCCAATAGCAACACCGCACTTGGTGTCTCCTGAATCATTCAACCTGTGGTTATCCTTGACCATCTGACGCGTATCTTCGCTGTCAAAGGCCGAAAGCTTTTCGTAGGCAGACTTCTTGGCCGCAGCATCGCTCCAATCGCGTTCGGCCAGGTACCACATGACACCACCGGCAATCAAGGGAGCAATGGATCCCCACAGCAAACCACGACCCAGACGGTGACGACTACGAGCCTTGTCAAATTCCCGCTGTTCCTGGATAAAGTCAAGATCGTCAAGGACCGGAGTCATTTCCACATTTACCAAGTTGGGCATGTAGGCCCGGATTTCCGTGGTGATGGTGGTATCGCGATATCCAACCTTGCGGAAGTAAAGACGCGCATTCACCTGCGGCTTGATATCCCGAACCAATACGTCTGTCACATAGTTCGGCATCTCATATTCAGAAGGTTCCCGATTAATGTAGACCTCAACCGCTTCCGGATCCGTATTTAACGTCAAACGGGTTTCCGGCCTAAGAACAGGAATGGAAACTTTGTTCAAACTGTCCGCATTGATACGAACCACAGCCGAGCCCCACCATTCTACATCCTTCAGCACTTGCATTACAGAAATGGTATACTTACCCGGCTTGATATTCCTAATGGTATCAGGCGCCACCTGCTTGAGAGGGATTCCATTGACGAACAGGGAGCATGCCGCAGGTTCGGAAACCACCAGCAGGTTCGCATTTCCCGGAGGGTAAAGTTCAATGGATTCGTTCTCTTCGACGATTTCGGGAACAACATAGTTAGACAAGGACAGGTCAATCATGACCTCGTCTTCCAAATTGTAAAGACGTTTCAGTTCAAAACGGAAAATCTTGACGAACGGATTCAAGGAATCTGCGGCAATGCTGTCTTGAATCTCACGTTGGCGGATTTCTTCTTCAATCTTTGCGATTTCTTCCTTCTTAAGGCGAGATTCTTCCTTGACCATCGCAGTTTCAAGGTCATCTTCCGCCCCGTCATCTTCGGGAACGATTTCTTCGACAGGAGCCTCGGCAGACTGCGCAGCAACAGAATCCTTTACCGCATCTGTCATAATGACCTCGGCAGAATCCTTCTTGATTTCAACGTCCTCTTCATCGTCTGTTTCAACAACTTCCTGGCCGTTGCTTTCCTGGAGGGCGACATTCTCGGCGTCAGCAATCTTTGCAAGGAGCTTTTGCTCCTGTTCATTTGGTTTCTTGAGATAAACCGTATCTTTTTCGATTTTTACGAAAATGGCTTCCAGTTCAGATTCGCCCCCGTTAAGCAGGTAACGAACCGGAACCTCGCGGCTTTTCTTAACTGCGTCTTCTGCCATGGCACCCGTAACAAACAAGGCACAGGCAGACACCCAGAAGATGCACAAACTCTGACAAAAACTCCAAACCTTCATGTTAAGAAAGATATATAAAAAAAAGAAAAACCTCGGAAAAAATCCGAGGTTTTTTCTTGAGTTACCAGGATTCGAACCTAGACAAACAGAGTCAGAATCTGTTGTGCTACCGTTACACCATAACTCATCGAGTTGAGCCAAAGTTAGATAAACATTCGCGCTTTGGCAAGGGGCTTTTTGAAATTATTTCTTCGGAGCCGTTCCACGGGGAGGGCTCGGCGGAGTGTAAGTCATCCACTGCTGCTGCTGGACACCCCCTTCCGGCAGGGAAATTTCGTTTTCGACCACGTAATTTTCCAGGGGAACCATTTCCTTCTGCAACGTAGAAACCACCTTCGTGTCTCCAGAATAGAGCAAAAGTTCCTGTTTTCCCGCAGGCAAGTCGTTGACAGACAGCATGTTACAGGTCACTTCCCTTACAAAGTGGGTTGTACCCTTGATGCCCACAACAACACTGTTTACCATGCAATTGTTGGACTGGGTCGTGTCGTTTTGGTTCACCACCAGAAGCACGCCGCTGACCAGGCCAGAGGTTTTCAACAAGGTAGTCTTGCCCAAGTCCAGGGTATCCTTCAGATTTTCAACTTCCTTCTTCTTGGCATAGCGGGAAACTCCAGCAAGAGCAACCTTGCCCTTTTCAAGCAGGCGATACTCCACACGGAAACTGTCGTCGGGAACTTCTTCGGGAACTGGAAGCCACCAGCGACCAAGGCTATCGGTCGTCGTTGCTGCGGTAAATTCCAGGGAATCGCCTTCGGTAAAGCCAAAGCCATAAAGGTCCGTAACCAGGGCGACTTCCACTCCTTCACAGGGCTTGTCGCCCTTGCACAGGACCTTACCGGAAATGCGAGAAACGATTTCAGCTTCCTTTTCTTCTTCCTTGATCAAGGAATCCACTTCGGTCGTGGTACTCCACATGAAGGGGCCTGCAGAAACAGAATCGCCGGCCTTAACGTCGTCCAGCTTCCAGCTGCGGAAAATCAGGCTGTCAGAGACTCCGGAATCCTGAAGCTTAGCAACAATCAGGGGATCGCCAGGGAAGAACTCCATCCACCAGTCGCCAGCAGGAATCAACACGGAGAAGGAATCTCCTGCAAACACGCTCTGGTAGAAGGGGGTACCTTCGAGGGATACCGTAAAGTGGGCCCCAACCGGAACCGCAGGATCAGTCACGTCTTCGTAATACAGAACGCTGTTGAACACAGCGGCCTTTTCAAGGCGGATGCTATCGATATCACCGGATTCGCGTGTAGTACGCGGGAGATAGAAGATTTCAGACGCGCTCGTATCGATAACAGCCAACTGGAAAGTGTCTGCCAAGGCGGAATCAAAGGCGAACACACCGGCAGTGTCGGTAGTCACTTCAATATGTTCAGGAACCCTCAGCGCCCCGTTCTCAATGACAGCGCGGCGAGCCATGCGAACCACGGCTTCGGAGGCAACGCTTCCATCTACGCGGGTAACAACACCTGTCACTCGGATATCTTCTACACCGGCAATGGTATTGCCTGTATCGGTCACCGTACCTGCAGTCTTGTCGTCGCTACAAGCCCAAAGCCCCATGACAACGCTTACAGTCAGGGCAAACAAAGAAGATTTCAAAAAGCGATTGCTCATTTTTCCTCCTCGTCAACTTCGGGTGGAAGTTCC contains:
- a CDS encoding carboxypeptidase regulatory-like domain-containing protein, translating into MSNRFLKSSLFALTVSVVMGLWACSDDKTAGTVTDTGNTIAGVEDIRVTGVVTRVDGSVASEAVVRMARRAVIENGALRVPEHIEVTTDTAGVFAFDSALADTFQLAVIDTSASEIFYLPRTTRESGDIDSIRLEKAAVFNSVLYYEDVTDPAVPVGAHFTVSLEGTPFYQSVFAGDSFSVLIPAGDWWMEFFPGDPLIVAKLQDSGVSDSLIFRSWKLDDVKAGDSVSAGPFMWSTTTEVDSLIKEEEKEAEIVSRISGKVLCKGDKPCEGVEVALVTDLYGFGFTEGDSLEFTAATTTDSLGRWWLPVPEEVPDDSFRVEYRLLEKGKVALAGVSRYAKKKEVENLKDTLDLGKTTLLKTSGLVSGVLLVVNQNDTTQSNNCMVNSVVVGIKGTTHFVREVTCNMLSVNDLPAGKQELLLYSGDTKVVSTLQKEMVPLENYVVENEISLPEGGVQQQQWMTYTPPSPPRGTAPKK